From Novipirellula artificiosorum, the proteins below share one genomic window:
- a CDS encoding GntP family permease, translated as MMRHTRILFILVLLVGGFAAAGFAFAAEPAAGGLADLDNSTGLDLQPILLLAIGIVSVLAMIIGLKLNAFLALILSALLVSLLIGFTGDQSAGSRMDAVTTAFGGSAKNIGIVIAMAAIIGKCMLDSGAADRIVRSSIRVTGEKKASFGLMISSFILAVPVFFDTVFYLLVPLARSLFRRTNKHYLRYLMAIATGGAITHTLVPPTPGPLLVSSILGVEIGMMMLVGTLVAIPAAIVGIVFSYVVDNKRPVVMRPLGANENKHKPLMEDQLPSLWVSLLPVLLPVVLIGAGTLATTLADREDRAALTTTDITQYEQLASILANAEPKTPAARVIKSQRLAPEEVERLTSPATTDAEKKEVVRLMNEVLLDKEFYDENAFLGIPLSDIAKAKISANQLRMKPVDRRRMNRALLEDAYPDLVAKHDWNSPSRNVAQALSLWSNPDFALMLAAICAMLTLKIVRSLSWRDLATDIEEALMSGGVIILITAAGGAFGAMLTETNISDAIQTAFRNQGGAGIELLLLGWGISAVLKIAQGSSTVAMIIGAGMMSAIIGDAKPDYNLVYIATAVGSGSLMGSWMNDSGFWVFTKMGGLTESESLRSWTPLLAVLSVTGLIVTIMLSQVLPMRGGM; from the coding sequence ATGATGCGTCATACTCGAATACTCTTCATCCTTGTGTTGCTTGTCGGCGGCTTCGCTGCCGCTGGCTTTGCTTTCGCCGCCGAACCTGCTGCCGGTGGTCTGGCCGACCTCGACAACTCCACCGGACTCGATCTACAACCGATCCTGCTGCTGGCCATCGGCATTGTGTCGGTTTTGGCGATGATCATTGGGTTGAAGCTGAATGCATTCTTGGCATTGATTCTGTCGGCGCTACTTGTCAGCCTGCTGATCGGCTTCACGGGGGATCAATCTGCCGGATCGCGAATGGATGCGGTGACCACCGCGTTCGGCGGATCGGCCAAAAACATCGGTATTGTGATCGCGATGGCTGCCATCATTGGCAAGTGCATGCTCGACAGCGGTGCGGCCGATCGAATTGTCCGCAGTTCGATCCGCGTGACGGGCGAAAAGAAGGCGTCGTTCGGCTTGATGATTAGCAGCTTCATCCTGGCGGTTCCTGTCTTCTTTGACACGGTTTTTTACCTGCTCGTCCCCTTGGCCCGCAGTTTGTTTCGGCGCACCAACAAGCATTACTTGCGCTACTTGATGGCGATCGCCACCGGCGGAGCAATCACCCATACACTGGTGCCGCCGACCCCCGGTCCGTTGTTGGTTTCATCGATCCTTGGTGTCGAAATCGGCATGATGATGTTGGTTGGAACCTTGGTGGCAATCCCCGCTGCGATTGTCGGCATCGTTTTCTCCTACGTCGTCGACAACAAGCGGCCGGTGGTGATGCGTCCGCTTGGGGCCAACGAGAATAAGCACAAACCGTTGATGGAAGATCAACTTCCCTCACTGTGGGTCTCGCTGCTGCCCGTGTTGTTGCCCGTCGTACTGATTGGCGCCGGCACGCTCGCGACGACCCTGGCAGATCGCGAAGACCGTGCTGCGTTGACAACGACCGACATCACTCAATACGAGCAACTGGCGTCGATCCTGGCAAACGCCGAACCCAAAACCCCTGCGGCTCGAGTGATCAAAAGTCAGCGACTTGCACCCGAGGAAGTCGAGCGACTGACCTCGCCTGCCACAACCGATGCAGAGAAGAAAGAAGTCGTTCGATTGATGAACGAAGTGTTGTTGGACAAGGAATTCTACGACGAGAACGCGTTCTTGGGCATTCCGCTTTCCGATATTGCGAAGGCAAAAATTTCCGCAAACCAATTGAGGATGAAACCGGTCGACCGGCGCCGCATGAACCGGGCACTCCTCGAAGATGCTTACCCGGATTTGGTCGCCAAGCACGATTGGAATTCGCCCTCACGCAACGTTGCCCAGGCATTGTCGCTATGGAGCAATCCTGACTTTGCATTGATGCTCGCTGCGATTTGCGCGATGTTGACGCTAAAAATCGTGCGATCGTTGTCATGGCGAGACTTGGCAACCGATATCGAAGAAGCGCTGATGAGCGGCGGCGTGATTATCTTGATCACCGCAGCGGGTGGGGCGTTTGGTGCCATGTTGACCGAAACCAACATCAGCGACGCGATTCAAACAGCATTTCGAAACCAAGGTGGCGCTGGTATCGAGCTGCTGTTACTCGGATGGGGAATCTCCGCAGTCCTCAAGATCGCGCAAGGCAGCAGCACGGTTGCGATGATTATTGGCGCCGGCATGATGTCCGCGATTATCGGAGACGCTAAACCGGATTACAACCTCGTCTACATTGCAACTGCGGTGGGGTCCGGGTCACTGATGGGCAGTTGGATGAACGACAGTGGTTTCTGGGTGTTTACCAAAATGGGCGGATTGACGGAGAGCGAATCGCTGCGAAGTTGGACGCCTCTGTTGGCCGTTCTGTCGGTCACCGGTTTGATCGTGACCATCATGCTAAGCCAAGTCCTGCCGATGCGAGGCGGGATGTGA
- a CDS encoding 2Fe-2S iron-sulfur cluster-binding protein: MPKLTIQGVGEFDIAAGKRLVKALVEDAGTDQLHACGGKSRCTTCRVRFIEGEPESITEAEKETLKAKSVDEAGVRLSCQIVCEEDMTVELISRFEGSGRKDQGTPCADDIEPPPAWIKK; this comes from the coding sequence ATGCCAAAGTTGACGATTCAAGGTGTTGGCGAGTTTGATATTGCTGCGGGAAAAAGACTGGTCAAGGCCCTTGTTGAAGACGCGGGAACCGACCAGTTGCATGCTTGTGGCGGAAAATCCCGTTGCACAACCTGCCGAGTCCGGTTCATCGAAGGGGAACCGGAAAGCATCACCGAAGCGGAGAAAGAGACCTTGAAGGCCAAAAGCGTTGACGAAGCCGGCGTCCGCTTGAGCTGCCAAATCGTCTGTGAAGAAGACATGACGGTGGAACTGATCAGCCGATTCGAAGGCAGCGGCCGTAAGGATCAAGGAACCCCGTGCGCCGACGACATCGAACCGCCACCCGCGTGGATCAAAAAGTAG
- a CDS encoding DEAD/DEAH box helicase, with protein sequence MSDDAIAAFGLLVAEAVERLVDEHDESFDKRAAMLTIDSPTLSREGKLLRFQFKLKGNRQSTVVAGIDIAAEESEEDDDIDYSPDTVSLKATPACGCPQFRTYNQCAHTLSIAWWLQEQLGRRSISDILDFFGDLEVDSVSAGRQLVDNILKLADESRQLATSQDEVTRVQWRIGFSRSRYYAPISITPYEQKPRKNKKGWTKGKEVRGFELLKRDFSTFPIDGKVAALVASRTYSFDEDHYSEFQALQKLVGHPNVAWADGEPKPVNVFSAELSLSLDPVERHLDEEEAPEPGDHAASATHFRPVVHVSGFDLDVRKCEVILGHSSPVEPLVILADKKRHLLIICSLRDSRATRIVQFLLRSDMEEVVLDAESAGRLAVGCAAVDSLVRVDLPAQLAGPIEPIQGELVFELRPRPGAGMYISLAVHDDRFREVHVPGSPPAIVPCLTERGPVRLERDLVQEKQAVDEVVERFGLAELGSEGAYRWVVETDETALDVLGRLYEGGENTPRMIWPEGQSIRVRGELTPSALRVQIDDKRDWFGLTGSITLDGQDIPLADLLSAVRENRSLVRVGDREFAKISEAFRKRLQQLGDTVVSDRDTMKIPDAAVPALQELLGDDVPIEATARWHESIKRLESLAGWSPEKPAGLDATLRDYQLDGYRWLARLSKWGVGAVLADDMGLGKTVQALGVLLDRASDGPALVVAPTSVGDNWMRETERFAPSLTSYLYRDSDRQKLIDSVGPGDLVIVSYQLVQRDAKKFATRDWNTLVLDEAQFIKNSQTKTSRAIRQINADWRIGLSGTPLENHLGELWSLFRTLSPGLLGSWDRFRNRFADPIERHKDSDQRESLARLVRPFILRRTKDKVLKELPARTEITLHAELSPAERKRYEDVRIAAIAELSGEGVDDSQAGQQRIRTLAWLTRLRQLACHPRLVDPGWKKRSAKLDLLLELVEELREGEHRALVFSQFVKHLSVVRQSLDERGIQYQYLDGSTPAAERQRRVDAFQEGEGELFLISLKAGGTGLNLTAADYVIHLDPWWNPAVEDQATDRAHRIGQQKPVTVYRLVAEGTIEEQILQLHADKRELVAGVLDGTDRAAKMNTDDLIQLIREGVQS encoded by the coding sequence ATGTCCGACGATGCAATCGCAGCGTTCGGTCTGCTGGTCGCCGAAGCGGTGGAACGTTTGGTCGACGAGCATGACGAATCGTTCGACAAGCGGGCCGCGATGTTGACGATTGATTCGCCGACACTCAGTCGCGAAGGAAAGCTGCTGCGGTTTCAGTTCAAATTGAAGGGCAATCGCCAATCGACGGTTGTGGCGGGCATCGACATCGCCGCCGAAGAGTCGGAGGAGGACGACGACATTGATTACTCACCCGATACGGTTTCGCTGAAGGCGACGCCGGCGTGCGGCTGCCCTCAGTTTAGAACGTACAATCAATGTGCCCACACGCTGTCCATTGCTTGGTGGCTGCAGGAACAACTCGGTCGCCGTAGCATCAGCGATATCCTGGATTTCTTTGGGGATTTAGAGGTCGATAGCGTCAGCGCCGGTCGGCAATTGGTTGATAACATTCTCAAATTGGCCGACGAGTCGCGGCAACTTGCGACGAGTCAAGACGAGGTAACGCGGGTTCAGTGGCGGATTGGCTTCTCGCGTTCCCGTTACTATGCGCCGATCTCGATCACGCCCTACGAACAAAAGCCTCGCAAGAACAAAAAGGGGTGGACCAAGGGTAAGGAGGTGCGTGGTTTCGAACTGTTGAAACGCGATTTCTCGACTTTTCCGATCGATGGGAAAGTCGCCGCCTTGGTAGCGTCACGAACCTACAGTTTTGACGAAGATCATTACTCCGAGTTTCAAGCGTTACAAAAATTGGTGGGCCATCCCAACGTCGCGTGGGCGGATGGCGAACCGAAGCCCGTGAATGTCTTTTCAGCGGAACTGAGTTTGTCACTGGATCCGGTCGAACGACATTTGGACGAAGAGGAAGCACCGGAGCCAGGAGACCATGCGGCTTCGGCCACTCATTTTCGTCCGGTTGTTCACGTATCGGGCTTCGATTTGGACGTGCGCAAGTGCGAAGTGATTCTTGGTCACAGCAGTCCCGTGGAGCCGTTGGTGATCCTTGCGGACAAAAAACGACACCTGCTGATCATTTGTTCGCTGCGAGATTCGAGAGCGACACGAATTGTTCAGTTTCTGCTCCGCAGCGATATGGAAGAAGTCGTTTTGGATGCGGAATCGGCCGGTCGATTAGCCGTGGGGTGTGCGGCGGTTGATTCGCTGGTTCGCGTGGACTTGCCTGCACAACTCGCCGGTCCGATTGAACCGATCCAAGGCGAGTTGGTTTTCGAACTTCGTCCGCGGCCGGGTGCCGGGATGTACATTTCGCTGGCCGTTCATGACGACCGTTTTCGTGAAGTTCACGTTCCAGGGTCGCCGCCTGCGATTGTGCCCTGCTTGACCGAACGGGGGCCTGTCCGGCTCGAGCGCGATCTGGTTCAGGAAAAGCAAGCTGTGGATGAAGTCGTTGAAAGATTTGGACTTGCAGAGCTTGGCAGTGAAGGAGCCTATCGCTGGGTCGTCGAGACGGATGAAACGGCCCTGGATGTGCTGGGGCGTTTGTATGAAGGGGGTGAGAACACGCCTCGAATGATCTGGCCCGAAGGACAATCGATTCGCGTCCGAGGTGAATTGACGCCATCCGCATTGCGTGTCCAAATCGATGACAAACGGGATTGGTTTGGATTGACCGGGTCGATCACCCTTGATGGGCAGGACATTCCTTTGGCGGATCTGCTGTCGGCGGTGCGAGAGAATCGATCGCTCGTTCGCGTTGGCGACCGAGAGTTTGCGAAGATCAGTGAAGCATTCCGTAAACGACTTCAGCAACTCGGTGATACGGTGGTCAGCGATCGTGACACCATGAAGATCCCCGACGCGGCCGTGCCAGCATTGCAAGAGTTGCTCGGTGACGATGTGCCGATCGAAGCGACGGCGCGGTGGCACGAATCGATCAAGCGACTGGAATCATTGGCAGGCTGGTCGCCAGAAAAACCGGCTGGGCTTGATGCGACGCTGCGTGACTATCAATTGGATGGATACCGTTGGCTGGCAAGACTCAGCAAATGGGGTGTCGGTGCGGTCTTGGCGGATGACATGGGCTTGGGAAAGACGGTGCAAGCGTTAGGCGTGTTGCTTGATCGCGCTTCCGACGGTCCCGCTTTGGTGGTTGCACCTACGAGCGTCGGAGACAATTGGATGCGGGAAACCGAACGGTTTGCTCCCTCGTTGACGTCGTATTTGTACCGCGACTCGGATCGCCAAAAGTTGATCGATTCAGTAGGTCCCGGCGACCTGGTGATTGTCAGTTACCAATTGGTCCAGCGGGATGCGAAGAAATTTGCGACGCGAGATTGGAACACGTTGGTGCTTGACGAAGCTCAGTTTATCAAGAACTCGCAAACGAAGACGTCGCGTGCGATCCGGCAGATCAATGCTGATTGGCGGATTGGATTATCCGGTACGCCGCTCGAGAATCACCTCGGGGAATTGTGGAGTCTATTCCGTACACTCAGTCCAGGGCTGCTTGGATCGTGGGACCGATTCCGCAATCGTTTTGCGGATCCGATCGAACGACACAAAGATAGCGACCAACGTGAATCCTTAGCTCGTTTGGTCCGTCCGTTTATTTTACGCCGCACGAAAGATAAGGTGTTGAAGGAGTTGCCGGCGCGAACCGAGATTACGTTGCATGCGGAGCTTAGCCCTGCCGAACGGAAGCGCTACGAAGACGTTCGCATCGCCGCGATTGCAGAGTTAAGTGGTGAGGGAGTCGACGATTCACAAGCGGGCCAGCAACGCATTCGCACCTTGGCATGGCTCACGCGACTGCGCCAATTGGCTTGCCATCCGCGTTTGGTCGATCCCGGTTGGAAAAAACGATCCGCCAAGTTGGACCTGCTTCTCGAACTCGTAGAGGAATTGCGAGAGGGTGAACATCGCGCGCTAGTCTTTAGCCAGTTCGTGAAGCACCTCAGTGTGGTTCGCCAATCGCTCGACGAACGTGGGATTCAATACCAGTATCTCGATGGGTCAACGCCCGCCGCCGAGCGGCAACGCCGCGTGGATGCATTCCAAGAGGGTGAAGGAGAGTTGTTCCTGATCTCGCTCAAGGCGGGCGGGACCGGCTTGAATCTGACCGCAGCGGATTACGTGATCCACCTCGATCCTTGGTGGAATCCAGCTGTCGAAGATCAAGCGACGGACCGGGCACATCGGATCGGTCAGCAAAAACCGGTGACGGTGTATCGTTTGGTCGCAGAAGGGACCATCGAAGAGCAGATTTTGCAATTGCACGCCGACAAACGCGAGCTGGTTGCAGGCGTGCTCGATGGTACCGATCGGGCCGCGAAGATGAACACCGATGATCTGATTCAATTGATTCGTGAAGGGGTACAGTCTTAA
- a CDS encoding thioredoxin family protein — protein sequence MVTLLLAVVLSGVTSEHPIQQKYATAYQESLRENKPLMVVVGAPWCPACNVLKNSTIKPMAQTGELDDVCVAVIDKDQDPELVEQLTRGEKMLPQIILFTKTGSGQWNRSRLMGFQPKQPIRSLIQKAIMDRQG from the coding sequence ATGGTTACGCTGCTGTTAGCTGTGGTTTTGTCGGGCGTCACAAGTGAACACCCAATCCAACAGAAATACGCAACTGCTTACCAGGAGTCACTCAGAGAGAACAAGCCGTTGATGGTCGTGGTGGGTGCACCGTGGTGTCCCGCCTGCAACGTCTTGAAGAATTCAACCATCAAGCCGATGGCTCAAACTGGCGAACTCGACGACGTGTGTGTCGCTGTGATCGATAAAGACCAAGATCCTGAGTTGGTCGAACAACTGACCCGGGGCGAAAAAATGTTGCCTCAGATCATTTTGTTCACTAAAACAGGATCGGGCCAATGGAATCGCAGCCGATTAATGGGTTTCCAGCCCAAACAACCCATTCGGAGCCTGATCCAAAAAGCGATCATGGATCGCCAGGGCTAG
- a CDS encoding cell division protein FtsQ/DivIB — MVSDRDRPRPIRDLLRRLIVAPAALSFIWPVLLILGGYLAWDRWGAERIAQQYYGVQLEKIHITDPPPYVRTDITGTVYHDTALDQLSLLDVQATAKIASAFATNPWVGRVISVRKLPGGAVDVHLEYREPVAMVLVTNPDPNDSRILFSPVDGDGVLLPDTEFARAETLDYILIEVPDVFPKGFIGGLFGDSRVEAAAKLAGVLAKYRQQAQIHSIGIRGEPRPNEVPKLELTTTDHRRIFWGNPPGLEQLGEPTVEMKLRFLLSGKEIPNSDLRLATMQEEDVR; from the coding sequence ATGGTATCGGATCGTGATCGTCCTCGCCCCATACGGGACTTGCTGAGGCGTTTGATTGTTGCACCGGCGGCGCTATCGTTCATTTGGCCCGTGTTGCTAATCTTGGGTGGCTATCTGGCGTGGGACCGTTGGGGGGCCGAGCGTATCGCCCAACAGTATTACGGCGTCCAACTCGAAAAGATCCACATCACCGATCCGCCCCCCTATGTCCGCACCGATATCACGGGCACCGTTTATCACGACACCGCGCTCGACCAGCTTTCACTGCTCGATGTTCAAGCCACCGCAAAAATTGCATCGGCGTTCGCAACCAATCCGTGGGTCGGTCGGGTGATCAGCGTCCGCAAACTGCCTGGCGGTGCGGTGGATGTCCATCTTGAATACCGAGAACCGGTTGCGATGGTGCTTGTGACGAATCCCGATCCCAATGATTCCCGAATTCTGTTTTCTCCTGTCGATGGCGACGGTGTGCTTTTACCCGACACCGAGTTTGCTCGCGCCGAGACACTTGACTACATCCTGATCGAAGTTCCCGACGTCTTCCCCAAGGGATTTATCGGTGGCCTGTTTGGCGATTCGCGAGTCGAAGCTGCAGCAAAGCTGGCGGGTGTGCTGGCAAAATACCGCCAACAAGCTCAGATTCACAGCATTGGTATCCGTGGTGAACCGCGTCCCAACGAAGTGCCCAAACTTGAATTGACCACCACCGACCATCGGCGGATCTTTTGGGGCAACCCACCCGGCCTTGAACAGCTTGGTGAACCGACCGTGGAGATGAAACTACGGTTTCTGCTTAGCGGCAAGGAGATCCCCAATTCCGATCTGCGACTTGCCACGATGCAAGAAGAGGACGTTCGCTGA
- a CDS encoding Gfo/Idh/MocA family protein, with translation MQNNASRRTFLKQSTAVAAGAAIATNVARTAHAAGSDEIKFVLVGCGGRGNGAADQIMNTKGNTKLVAVADAFQNKADYAVSQLGKKHKEKVAVDPDKIFTGLDAYKNAIDVECDLVVIATPPGFKPQQFEYAVNKGKHIFMEKPVASDAPGVRRVLASVEESKKKDLMVGIGLQRRHEPRYVETIKRIHDGAIGDVIATRVYWNGGGIWYRNRNADQTEMAFQTNNWYHFNWLSGDQICEQHIHNLDVGCWVKGAYPVKCNGMGGRDQRENGDPTKSQIFDHTFCEYTFEDGSKMFSQGRHLKGAWNQVSEFAHGSKGTSDPSGWIEGANPYKFTGNSPGGHQQEQHDLIEALMRGDIYNEGEYGAKSTFTAILGREACYSAKEVTWDELLAKGRDLAPGIDDYTIDSPVPPSARPDADGKYPIPVPGEYNPFV, from the coding sequence ATGCAGAACAACGCTTCTCGCCGTACGTTTTTAAAACAATCGACTGCTGTGGCAGCCGGTGCCGCCATCGCCACCAACGTCGCCCGTACCGCGCATGCGGCTGGCAGCGATGAGATCAAGTTTGTATTGGTAGGTTGTGGTGGGCGTGGCAATGGTGCCGCCGATCAGATCATGAACACCAAGGGCAACACCAAGTTGGTTGCCGTCGCAGACGCTTTCCAGAACAAAGCAGATTACGCCGTCTCGCAGTTGGGAAAGAAGCACAAAGAAAAGGTTGCCGTAGATCCGGACAAGATCTTCACGGGGCTCGATGCTTACAAGAATGCGATTGATGTGGAATGCGACTTGGTCGTGATCGCAACGCCTCCTGGATTCAAACCGCAGCAATTCGAGTATGCGGTCAATAAAGGCAAGCACATCTTCATGGAAAAACCGGTTGCTTCGGATGCTCCTGGAGTACGTCGCGTGTTGGCATCGGTCGAAGAGTCGAAGAAGAAGGACTTGATGGTCGGAATCGGACTACAACGTCGCCACGAACCTCGTTATGTCGAGACGATCAAACGGATTCACGACGGTGCAATCGGTGATGTGATTGCCACCCGAGTCTACTGGAATGGGGGTGGCATTTGGTATCGCAACCGCAATGCGGACCAAACTGAAATGGCATTCCAAACCAACAACTGGTATCACTTCAATTGGTTGTCCGGCGACCAGATCTGCGAGCAGCACATCCATAACTTGGACGTGGGTTGCTGGGTCAAGGGTGCCTATCCGGTCAAGTGCAACGGCATGGGCGGTCGAGATCAGCGTGAGAACGGCGATCCAACGAAGTCTCAGATTTTCGACCACACGTTCTGCGAATACACGTTCGAAGACGGCAGCAAGATGTTCAGCCAAGGCCGGCACTTGAAGGGGGCTTGGAATCAGGTGTCCGAGTTCGCTCATGGATCGAAGGGGACATCCGATCCATCGGGTTGGATTGAAGGAGCGAATCCGTACAAGTTCACGGGCAACAGCCCCGGTGGTCACCAACAAGAACAGCATGATTTGATCGAAGCGTTGATGCGTGGTGACATCTACAACGAAGGCGAGTATGGCGCGAAGTCGACCTTCACTGCGATTCTTGGTCGGGAAGCCTGCTACTCGGCGAAAGAAGTCACCTGGGACGAGTTGCTAGCCAAGGGACGTGATCTGGCGCCTGGCATCGACGATTACACGATCGACTCGCCTGTGCCGCCATCGGCAAGGCCTGATGCAGACGGAAAGTACCCGATTCCGGTCCCCGGCGAGTACAACCCGTTCGTTTAG
- a CDS encoding UDP-N-acetylmuramate dehydrogenase: MSFPADLDHLVRTDEPLAPLVWLGIGGPARYFAEPVDRVELARIYEAAHSAGLAVRVLGGGSNVLVREAGFDGLVISLSAAATSELSIDENRLTAGAGAKLSHAVIKSVGAGLGGLEHLVGIPGTVGGAVMGNASNGGRDIGSVVDTITVVESDGCTRTLSQQEAGFSHRKTSLLGLGVLETTFVLEARDVSALTKRMQKLWISRNSSRPSEQRRIAMPFVDPDGMPAKDLLQSCGLAGVREGDVSLDAAHPHYLIAHDGATSDQCLRLIERVREQVTLQTGIDLQLNLQIW, from the coding sequence ATGAGTTTCCCCGCGGACCTGGACCATCTTGTGCGAACCGACGAACCGCTTGCGCCACTGGTTTGGCTTGGTATCGGCGGGCCAGCTCGCTACTTTGCTGAACCGGTCGATCGAGTCGAACTGGCACGGATCTACGAAGCGGCTCATTCGGCAGGTTTGGCCGTGCGTGTGCTCGGCGGCGGAAGCAACGTGCTGGTTCGAGAGGCAGGCTTCGATGGGCTGGTGATTTCCTTGTCGGCCGCGGCGACAAGTGAATTGTCGATTGACGAGAACCGATTGACCGCGGGTGCGGGGGCCAAGCTGTCACACGCCGTGATTAAATCGGTCGGCGCAGGACTTGGCGGACTCGAACATCTGGTCGGAATCCCCGGTACCGTCGGCGGTGCCGTGATGGGAAACGCGTCCAACGGCGGCCGCGATATCGGATCGGTCGTCGATACAATCACCGTCGTCGAAAGTGACGGCTGCACGCGGACCCTCAGCCAGCAAGAAGCGGGTTTCTCCCATCGAAAAACATCGCTGCTGGGGCTCGGTGTGCTGGAAACAACCTTCGTTTTAGAGGCCCGTGATGTCTCGGCGCTTACGAAACGGATGCAGAAGCTGTGGATCAGCCGCAATTCGTCTCGACCGAGCGAGCAGCGACGGATTGCGATGCCGTTTGTCGATCCCGATGGAATGCCAGCAAAAGATCTGCTGCAGAGTTGCGGTTTGGCAGGCGTTCGTGAGGGGGATGTGTCGCTTGATGCAGCCCATCCTCACTATTTGATCGCCCACGATGGCGCGACGAGCGACCAGTGTTTGCGGCTGATCGAACGAGTTCGCGAACAAGTCACGCTGCAGACGGGGATTGACTTGCAGTTGAACCTGCAAATCTGGTAA
- a CDS encoding Gfo/Idh/MocA family protein — protein sequence MKLRIGLIGLGDGWQNRHRPALRMLQDRFDVRAIYSTVSKLAENAAAEFQADPVDGYQALVSRCDIDAVLVLQRSWLGWLPMLAACQAGKAIYWAGDLDFDPADADRIRETIDRSGIAFMTELPKRFAPATLRLKELIATRLGLPRLVFCHRRVQPETASQKTSCDPNNPLHQELVELIDWTRYVVGREPECVVSTGLNHTVPADYECMSLQFAPREDLPGVTAQISCGSYIRPTWHEAVSFRPPSAMQICCQRGVAFIDLPSTLVWFDDAGRHLESLETELPVGQQLLTQFYRAVTSLVRNMSDLDDVCRSATILAAARESSRSGSRIDLN from the coding sequence ATGAAGCTTCGAATTGGCTTAATTGGTTTGGGTGACGGCTGGCAAAACCGTCATCGGCCAGCGTTGCGCATGCTGCAAGATCGGTTTGACGTGCGTGCGATTTACAGCACCGTGTCAAAACTGGCAGAGAATGCGGCTGCGGAATTCCAGGCGGACCCCGTCGATGGCTACCAAGCGTTGGTGTCGCGATGTGACATCGATGCCGTTTTGGTCTTGCAACGATCTTGGCTCGGGTGGCTCCCGATGCTCGCCGCATGTCAGGCCGGCAAGGCGATTTATTGGGCAGGCGATTTGGACTTTGATCCCGCCGATGCCGATCGAATTCGTGAAACCATTGATCGCAGCGGCATTGCGTTCATGACGGAGTTACCCAAGCGTTTTGCGCCGGCCACACTTCGGCTGAAGGAGTTGATTGCAACGCGGTTGGGTCTGCCACGATTAGTTTTTTGTCATCGGCGCGTTCAGCCAGAGACGGCATCTCAGAAAACATCGTGCGATCCAAACAACCCGTTGCACCAAGAGTTGGTCGAACTGATTGATTGGACTCGATACGTGGTCGGTCGTGAACCGGAATGCGTGGTTTCGACGGGGCTCAATCACACGGTACCGGCAGATTATGAGTGCATGAGTTTGCAGTTTGCGCCACGGGAAGACCTGCCTGGGGTCACAGCTCAAATCAGTTGTGGCAGTTACATCCGCCCAACCTGGCACGAGGCGGTCAGTTTCCGTCCACCTTCGGCGATGCAGATCTGTTGCCAGCGTGGAGTCGCCTTCATTGACTTGCCCTCCACTCTTGTCTGGTTCGATGATGCGGGGCGTCATCTTGAATCGCTTGAAACCGAATTGCCTGTCGGCCAGCAGTTGCTCACGCAGTTTTATCGTGCGGTCACCAGTTTGGTACGGAACATGAGCGATCTTGATGACGTCTGTCGTTCCGCCACGATCCTTGCCGCTGCGAGAGAAAGCAGTCGTAGCGGCAGTCGGATCGATTTGAACTAG